Part of the Mytilus galloprovincialis chromosome 14, xbMytGall1.hap1.1, whole genome shotgun sequence genome is shown below.
TATAAATTTCAACTGGCAAATAGCTGTTTGCATTATACATTGTTAGAAGAATGTTACGTTCACTACCAAACaagttgttcatgttgttataacAGAAAAGAAGTAACGAAagatatcttatttttttgttcCACCGAAATTGTCAGCGTCGTTGAAGTTCGAAGACCTGCTGGTTTTAGACAATATTTTGCTTCTCTATGCAACTGTATATCAGTGTTCCATACCACTAAAACACAGttgagtttcattttttttggacaaCTACATTGTATCTTAGTATTTTAGAAATAACGTTTCCAAAATTGGCCTAAAAGCCAGCATTTTGCCTGTGTCAGGACAATTAAGTGTGAATAAGGGTATATATGGATCGCTATGATAATTTTTCGACAATGTTCCAAACCGCAAAAGGAAGATTTGGatgcattttgtgtttttaaCAAAATTGTTAAGGAATTTTAGTACAGAAAGGGGAAAGTTTaaggtttccggacaataacttgaaTATACATCTACAGCTGTTTATGATATTATACCAAACATGTTCCTTTTAACACCGAAGGTTGGgatcagggatggggtaattgaaaatgtaatggtaattaagtgtaatgcatcacaattttccatgtaattgaatgtaaagtgtaattgagcatttttttaattacttgtaatggtaatttaattaattacaatgaaaaaagcatgtaatgttTAAACATAAATCCTTATCattaacaccataaaagtacatgtaattgaaatgtaattcaaaagtaattgagcattacatgcttttttttaaataatataatatataatttttcaaatattgatatcacatacttTCTGTAATTTATGctacttagaatgaaattcaaaacagtgtagttgtggccattgattgacacattaaattcatccattgactgggacaatttacgtgaacgtttgtctgtaacgaccactgttcacaacttacctacgatagacatttgaACTgaggggtcaccaaaggtttcattacgcctttaaaattaaaataattcgaaaaattaatcaggaataacctttatgttttgatttatataattgatataaatcaaaacatcgtgttttttctgatcaattttttgaattactttatttaggtgttgagaacctttggtgaccccatagtttaagtgtctttaaaaagtacacaatgagcagtggtcgttacatacaaacgttcacctaaattgtcccaatCAATGGataaatttaatgtgtcaatcaatggccacagctacactgttttgaatttcattctatttgatcaacagaattttttttctgaatagtcttatgatttgaaaaaaagacatatgttttttaagaaagatctttaactaaatagattgaaaagtaataaatcaccatgttaaaaaaaaaacacaaaaaaatgtgtgaaaaatcTTGATGAGAGTTCATTCTGAATTTAAATTTactgcacacaatcattttgtcaaattagtatacacaaaaggattatagagataaaaattaacagctgtaaaaacaaacagcaattaatcagataAAATGTCCAGGGACAATGcaactataacatgtattttatctaattagcaaaatattgctaagatatagacattatatacattgtttgtactaaaaaatattttcaatgttgtgaCAAGCATACCTTTTAATAAttattaagtgatttttttttaaatcaatatgtgcatttgtttatttatttataatttctttattcatgcATGattctatgttttatttaaataactttatttctgatatgtcaaaataccccttaatgtattggcaagttaataggaacTAATTTCCTCTTCTATCAACACATCTACTGATTATGGAAGTATATTACCTTCATGTTCTAATCAAGCGATATATGCCACATTAGCTCCTACAGAAATACTTTTGAGAATGGCTGTCAAAGTGTATAGACCAGAGAGATGCAGACttaatgacaaaacattaaaattactcATGGTTATTAAATGCAACGCTGAAACtatgtttacatgtatattttacacatacattatacatacatgtataatattggttaacaaatattaatatgaaatgtaatgtgtaatttaattaattactttagtaaagtaattgtaattaaattaattacatttcaaaaactgtgtaatatgtaattagtgtaattgaccatttttgcaatgtaatgtgtaatttaattaattacatttcaatgtaattgaccccaagtctggttGGGATTGATGTCTGATGTAATGTATGTGATTGATTAAAATAAGATATATAATAATTTTCCACACTGTGCTTGTCATTCTTTCAGCTATTGAATGTAGTTATATAGTTTTACCATGACAAATTACAGTTCAAGTTGGAATTTGTTCTGGTAGGATGATTTTCGGCAGTTATGGTCCTTAGAGTGAGcacattttttcaaataatcagCTTTCCGCCTTTTTCCTTCATGCTTGCATATATTGGTATTTTGACTTATATTTCTACCTTTCTATGCAAACGTCACTGAtgattattttaataattaaattcGCAACTAACATACAAATAATAAGTTTGGTTATCTGTGATGAATGTTTATGTCCAATTTTTTAAACCGTAAATAATTGATGGAGCAAAAAAACAGAATCACACATAACATTGTTGTATATTTTGTAGATCGTATTTCATGGAATCTTCTCAAGAAGCCTGCTGTATTTACAAGAGATGTCCAGCTTGAATGCACAATTTCGACAGAATTTCCATGTTGTAACGAATTTACTCGGAAGTGGTCAAGAGGGAGAAGATATGACTTGGTTGTAATGAACGGTGTATCTCTTAACACAGCAAAATACAAAGAAAACCTAAATATTTCGGCAAATACATCAACTCTTACAATATACAAGTTCAGTGAATACGATGTCGATATTCCTTACGAGTGCTCATACGGCTTTGATTCTGCAAGCCATATATTGGAATTAACTGAGGAAAATTTTGaatgtatgtatatatgcatGAAATGACTGAATAATAGTCAGCGATAAATCTTACGGTAGCGAAAATGAGTGACtaattctatgttttttttcatttatgcactctggggaaactgtccttaGGTTTCTTATCCAAAATATATCCCGTCAAGTCTGTTAGTCCTCGATCAACCCGGGAATGCTTTATGATTGTGATGGTacggtttttgagatcagctttggcttgcccaggtgatctcaaatgacgactgaCGGGGAGGTCGGGCTTgaaagtgtagtcacttcgatgaccattcatgcgtttttTGAATGGCTGTTCTGTTTGCCAACATGCATGCTACATCGACACTGAAgaaggtatacaacattctgggttttgcaagttacattacaaaatatagtgtacacagacttgctggtctccgaaaagctaagacaggaggattgggagCGATCTTTGGTAAGTTTGGGTGCttggcaatagtttgccaatttgcacggatcaaacgtgaacgTGAAAGGTAAGTAAAGGCTGGATCGATGTTAGAACGAGCGGAACTATTTTGCTGCACTTTTCTGTTTGTACTGTAACAGGTCAATGCGGCTGTTAATTGGCACGCGAAAACGCCTTATCTATGTCCAAATTCTTATAACCtcatttggtaaaaaaatccgTGAAGTTCCTGTAACAGTTTAGAGACAGCCACTTTACTCTGAGAGCTcgactgtacgggatactttttgtacagtgtttggggtgacatATTTGGGGAGAAAGGTGCTGATGTTTATCTGTAGGTTTACAGTAGAGGTCTATTGATAAGACACTGtcctttatacatgtagttgtgtctaagaaagatattTTAAAGTCGGACATTTCATAAACTCAATTGACTGGTAGGagttgtttgcatgtctgacaAAATCATCCAATTTTTGTTGGGATTTAATCTATTTCATGTCAATATCATCAAAGAAACGGAACCAAGACAGAGGTTTGGATAAAGATGtagaaataatttgtttttctagtttgcccatgaaaatattggcgtaagacggtgcTATTTTTGTCCCCATCGCTGTACCGTTTATCTGAAAGTAATgctgtatatatatgtatgtatacatCTGGACAAAACACTTCCtttgaaaacaatgtaaaatgacatgATTGTAGAATTTGTATAATTTGAGTTTTACCTAATACCTTTAACCCGTTTTGTCTGAAATTAGCACTTGTACCCCTTATTTCTGTATATCAATTATTTGGAGTCATTTAACAAACGTTTTGTGAATGAGCTTTTTAATATGCATTTTTAgtagaataaaggcaacagtagtataccgctgttcgaaattcataaatcgattgagaaaaaaacaaatccgggttacaaactaaaacttaggaaaacacatcaaagacgagaactacgacacaacagaaacacaacattaaaatgtaacacacacagaaactaactataATATAATAACAATTGCAATTTTTATACGATCGCAAAATTTTTTGTTGCGTCGTATAATGGTACCatgtcatcgtcgtcgtcgtcgtccgaagacgcatttagtttccggataataactttttgCTAGATGGTTCAATACCAcgtaaggaaggttgggattggttttgggggttatggtccaaaCGATTTAGAAATTAGaggcccaaaggggcccaaaataagcatttatcTATTTTctggacaataagttgtgtactagtattttaattgttttgatattataccacaatgttcatatcataatataaagtagaaggttgggatatattttaagggttatggggcaaacagtctgatattaagggccaaaaaaagggacaaaaaacaaGCGTTTTTGTAGTTTCGGGACAATAACTAATgtataactgtatggatctctctgaaaatgttccacaaggttccatataacgaAAGAAAGGATTTGATTCAGTTTGGTTTTAATATCCCTGAACATTTAGGAAAACGGGGCCAAAAAAGTgcaaaaaagaagcattttttctagtttacaggCAAAAACTTTGGTTTAAGTGTATGGAACTCTCTGAAAGTATACTTTGAGGTTTCTTACTACATAGGAtaggctggaattgagtttttgGGTTTCTCCATGGGAGGAAAAGGGGAGGGATTCAATAAGTTAGGGGTAAAAAAAAGGGGCCAACATAAgcttttttgtagttttcagtcaataagttgtgttaaggtagcataatacaaagatttttcagcCCCAATCAGACACCTTTAAACTGATGTTATTCCACTTatctttctttcaattttataaatgaggtaccaaaagaaagaagaaggattaatctttcaaattgtaataatttcattatgacataattgttacataattaattgttatgtaatacgTTGTCATATTTTGATGTTCTTACTTAAATGaattagcttctttgttattccttgcatcccaaaatattttatagattcttgcacaacacagtttgacctccaaaactgtgtctcagatttttcctattgcatttcattctctcataaatcttcaatgaagtttgcaacatcaattcataagagaccactaaatttaattgggtataaaatttgttctattgaagttttttgggaatctgagacacagtttttgaagtcaagctgtgttgtacaagaatctataaaacattttgggatgctatgaagaacaaagtgTGGACATCataatatagcaactaattacataataattaattatgtaataattatgtcataatgaaattatcacaatttgaaagataaatctttcttctttcgtttggtacctcatttataaaatataaagaaggatgaaatgaattacatcagtttaaagttgtctgattgggagtgaaaaaatctttgtattgtgctaccttaaaatgTATAAATCGCCCTGAAATTATATTTCAAGTTTCcataatttttcgaaaaactaaggttttcttaccccaggagtagattaccttagccgtatttggcacaactttttgaaatttttggtcctcaatgctcttcaactttatatttgattagctttttaactgttttgatctgagcgtcactgatgagtcttatgtagacgaaacgcgcgtctggcgtataaaattataatcctggtacttttgataactatatatccATACTACAAAGAGATGGTTATGGGGGTTTATGgctcaaataattaaaaaatcaattggGAGCAAAAAAATGgggaaaacaagttttttttttctggttaaaggacaatttagacaatatAAAAGCAGTGTATGGGAGGTAATGCAATTGAAATTTAaggaatactgttatatatattatgtttggTTACTTGATTACATCCCTAACACTGCTTGTTTTCAAAAGTTTctagaagaaatcttcaattgcacagtattgtgcaatagatttgttagatctttgaccacatttattttgtgacaaaaacctatattgtgtcaaaaatttgatcTCAATACAATTTCAGACAGTATGAAGCTTGAAttttgtgaccaaatttgccccatcTGTTCAGGGTACGACcattgcggtcgtataaagctgccccCTACGTAGCACCTGGTTCTAATTTggttcaggacattttaagaaaaaatatggtgggtttaacctggttttgtggcatgcaaatCTCCCACTTttatggcaaagttaaatataacattaagaggGCATCATtatatgacaggactacaatacaaataaatgggagaacatatagaacagagaaacaaacgaataaaagCTAACAAagggtaccaggtttaaaatataatacgccagacgtgcgttttgtccacacaagactaaccaatAACGCTCAGacgaaaaaagttcgaaagccaaaacaagtataaAGTGGAAGAGCAcggaggaccaaaagttccaacaAATTGTGCCTTCTACAGCTAGGGTTTTCTGCCTAGGATAAGggcatccttattatttagaataattcatacttttgcaaaaagtaatttttttttatatcactacAATCGGAAGACTTTCTACcacaaataaacataataaaagcaTGAATTCACAAAGTTTTGTTGCGTTaaacttaaattttcaattttttaaggtGTTTTgatataaaagagaagatgtggtatgatttacaatgaaacaactctccacaagagaccaaatgacacagatactAACAGCGATAGGTCACTGTACTGTCTTGTTCAGTTAATATCAATTTTTCGTCTAAAAGGTTAATCATGTGTTTGTTATTCGTcgaaatatgaaataaatgttCCAAcctattttcattcattttatcaattttcaaagcAAATAATGCCTAAAATACAAAGATATATAAATCATCCTCTACAGTGCAGATAATACAATGGCagttaatcataaaaaaaaccaacattttaatatttttttttaaatatttgtaacaGTGTCAGTTTTCTGCTGCAAACTGAGTCATGCGTTTGTTTTATCTAAATAGTTCGATTATGAAGTAGAAAAAGCAAAACAGttgaaaaaaagaattgaaagaaaaaaaatagatttgtactgggaaaaaaggaaaatttagTCATTGGTGGTTTTCTATTTAAAGCACTGCATTTATGCGGTATTTGGTTCATGTCAAATGGAAAGAGAAAAAAGCGTTCTTACCTAAAAAGAATGAAATATACGTAAAAGAAAGTAAAATACTTTTACTTTTTGCGTATTcaaaaaatgcatatataaaaaatgaggTTGTGTCACATTTCAAGGACTATCAAGATCTCTTTTGTGGTATCAAATGGAGCAAACGTCATTAAAATCAAACCAACTTAAATGTATGATCAAGCAAAATTgaagcaaaattttaaaatgagaAAGTCCAAAACCAAGACTCTGAAAAAGAAACTGACATAATCTTGACCTGGTTCGAGCACTTCAAACGAAAGAAGCAAAAcggggggtggggggtgggggtggTGGGGGTGGTAATGGGATTTTTAATGTATCTCAAACAGCTATAATGACCGATGATATTTGCGATCCAGGAATTTAAGGTGCGTAAACATACATTCTAGACATATAGACATACGAAAacatacgaaacgcgcgtctggcgtacaaaattataatcctggtacctttgttaactattaacaccactgggtcgatgccactgctggtggacgtttcgttcccgagggtatcaccagcccagtagtcaacacttcggtgttgacatgaatatcaataatgtggtcatttttataaatttcctgttttccaaactttaaatttttgaaaaaactaaggattttcttattccaggcatagattaccttagccgtatttggcacaactttttggaattttggatcctcaatgctcttctactttgtacttgtttggctttataaatattttgatatgagcgtcactgatgagtcttatgtagacgaaacgcgcgtctggcgtacaaaattataatcctggtacctttgataactatacaaCACAACTGAGGaaggaaatgaaaaatgaaacaaaacaattctGATGAAGACACTAACAAAACGGTTTGTAGTTGATAGTGTTCATGTAGTTTAGATGATATAGTAAAACTCAATGGAAATACACCTTCCTAGAGTTTGATACTTTGTTATACTTATTAAGTATAGTAAATAGTTACCAAAGACACCAATCTGTTACTttaatacgccatacgcgcgtttcatcttcataagactcatcaatgagtctcatatcaaaatagttagaaagccagtCAAGTACAATGTTGAACGAGATTTTTACGGGACTAGTGTTTGAATTATGAAACCAGCAAGTAAACGTATATGACTAAAAATGTCGGGTTTAACGATAATAAAAACGCAGAATGTTAAGACTATTTTAAGACGAAGCTAGACATGTAGCATCCGTTTCAGCATGTTAAAACAGAATTCAGAGAAAAATTGGTCACTGataattttgtgattttgtagtATTGCGGgaataattcaaaatatgaacATACATAATATCTTCAGTTTTAGAATGACGACTCTCTCGTTATTTACAATGCCGTTACAGATATTTTACAATGTAAATGTTAGGGTTTTGAGTCAAATACACCATGTTTCATGTGAGgttattataaaaagaagatgtggtatgattgccgatgagtcaactttccacaagagaccaaaggacacagaaattaacaaattagCATGTTTTGAACAGTTTGGTAATgcattattttaatgttttatatattgCAATGTTCAGTTATTTGATATACATGATTGGGGATTGGGTTTTAAGATTACATGTACTTCGGTACTTGTAACGCCCAGGATATATCCTGATACTCTTGGCATAGAGAATATTTGATATTGCGTATACTGTGTTAAAGTAATGTATTATTTCTGTTAAAAactgtatacaaaatatttgcaTGCTGCTAGATATTTTGCCATTTGTTGAATTAGTTATTgacattcgttttcaattttgtaaaagtcATATCAGAATATACTAAAACCCTTTGTTTCTTTCAGAagaagatatgtttttttttatgaaacagtAATGTGAAATAagtattttcattataaaacaactCACAGTTATCAACTATTGCATATCTGAACTTTAAAATGAGTGAGTTGAGACAAAAATGAAGAACAAAATCTTACTatgtattttaaagaatttaaaaaaaggtgaaaaatatCTATGTATTTTTATTAAGACCCCTTTTCAACATCAACATTAGTTCAAATGATGTCTTTCTTTGATTTAACGTAAGCCAAATCATTTGAACATACAGTTTTAATGTTGTAATGACCAATTCTTGGGACTATTATGTATAGTCAATGAATGAAGAGAAAATACTTCGctaaaatgtatacatgtaagtCTTCTACCTTAGTCCTCTGATTTGGAAATATTGAACCCATTAGTGAAATACGATACTTTCATAGGGAATTTTGTTTATATTGCTCACTAAATGTGGTGTTCGACCTCTTGTATTTCGATATAATTAGAAAACATGCCATATCTTcttcttttactttaaaaatttgtTCCCAACCATCTTGTCGATGGGTATACGggcttatctttttttttcagccAGCTACTGCAGATTAAACATTTAATTCTACGtgtatagatatagaaagatgttgtgtgagtgccaatgagacaactctcctttaTTGTTTTGCGtttcatgaaataaacaaaataaaaaaaagtcgaaTGATGTTTAAATGTTTCtaaatctttaaatttattcCCATCAGTTTTATGTCGATGCGTGTACgaatttatctttttgttcagGTACTTCAAACATTCAATTCTACGTCTGCATGCTAGTTTTGCATGACATGTTGGTTACTTTTTCGTACAAATGAACAATAACAAGTCAAATAATAGAAATATTTCCAATTCAAAGTATGTTGTCTgatattttctgtctatttgagaTCATCCTGAGGAAATGCTTCCATACAACCTAACATTGGAAGGACATCAAGTAGTTCTCAATATAACACTGATGAAAGTTTACCCTGCTCCAATATGTACCGCTATGGATGGGGTatgtatataaatacattttctttaaaagttcaaaattggttgaaaaaaaaaacacataacaaatttaaaacaacggTATGTTTAACAGTATTAATAGTTAGTTTATTAGCAGTGACAATCATGTATAAGGTTAATGTATAATGAATTTgtcaaattatttcattatttatttctgTATTGTAGGATATTGATGTAACGGACAATTTAATTATTAAGAACGACGAAAATGGATTATTTTTACGATCAAATTTACGGTTCAACTATACGATCAATTATGTTTGTCATACAACTGTTGAAATTTCGTGCAGAATTGGTCAGACTAAATTTGCTATTGTAAACTACTCTCGACCATGtattaaaggtaataaataataTGTCACATCATGTATCGGTCTTAATTGTATTAAAGGTGGAAATaactatattaattttttttttgatgatCGACGAATTCCAAATTTTCAATCTTATCACATATAGTCAACTTTTATCTCAAAAATGTTAAACTAATAGTAGTTGCTCTAATTAAATAGTTGTTTTACAAAAGCAATTATTGTGAAATATCGAAATCTACATTTGATTTATAAAGGTTATACAAATTATATCAGTTAAAATATACATCAATGCTAATCATTCTGTTTTAACACTTaacactaaaataaaaaaaaaatactgcttCTGTATTTGTTCGCAATAAGATTAAAACACATATTTCAGAAAAGTATGACTCCACTGTAAGCCTAGTCACAGTCAGGGTCATGATCATAGTTTGCAGTATTGTAATTATCTTTTACATTACCGTTTTATTACGGATGAACTATAGACTACATGGTTAGTATGACAATATATATACAGTTCAAATGCAGCTAATGGACCATTTTTTCCCACTGTGAcgtttattaaaatgtaaaatatttgaaataagtatACTAAAAACAATCATTTAGTTACACAAAATTTGTCGCAGTTAAACATGCTGGTGGTCGATAAACGCTCACAGTATACAGATACACGTCATACGTATTTAAGGCACACAACAGCTGGAAAATGATTGATATATCAAATTGGCGAACAATTCTACTTTTTTCATTCAATACTCCAATAGTTAGAAAAAACAATCATCATATTGTCAAGGTTGGTTTGTATTCTGAACATTCTATACAATGATCGTTGTAGCCTAATCAAATCAgaaacatgaaacatgaaaacttaattaaacgcctatttctacatatacaatatgtattcaatggcgttgtacataaatgacatataaaatacaaaaatactatacaaaaatacaatatgtatgtactataccaaaaattgaaaatatacactgtgatacacaagaaaaaagt
Proteins encoded:
- the LOC143059069 gene encoding uncharacterized protein LOC143059069, with amino-acid sequence MKIYKVLYVALCIVCETETPVQDRISWNLLKKPAVFTRDVQLECTISTEFPCCNEFTRKWSRGRRYDLVVMNGVSLNTAKYKENLNISANTSTLTIYKFSEYDVDIPYECSYGFDSASHILELTEENFEYHPEEMLPYNLTLEGHQVVLNITLMKVYPAPICTAMDGDIDVTDNLIIKNDENGLFLRSNLRFNYTINYVCHTTVEISCRIGQTKFAIVNYSRPCIKEKYDSTVSLVTVRVMIIVCSIVIIFYITVLLRMNYRLHVKRNKYLSTKTDGSNQESKTDDRNNDDTNVTPQSVEMQRMSIVQSHEGMDLEPAVKHNVQHSQPLLQSVAKEGNIDTRVVTNKSRKKKKRLKTIQSV